From the Triticum urartu cultivar G1812 chromosome 4, Tu2.1, whole genome shotgun sequence genome, the window catgctaggctcgtcaacacccgttgtatgtgaacgtaaggatccatcacacccgatcatcacggcgtgcttagaaacgacgaactgtagcaacggtgcacagttaggggagaacacttcttgaaattttaatgagggatcatcttatttactaccgtcgttctaagcaaataagatgtataaacatgataaacatcacatgcaatcaaataatagtgacatgatatggccaatatcatatagctcctttgatctccatcttggggctccatgatcatcatcgtcaccggcatgacaccatgatctccatcatcatgatctccatcatcgtgtctccatgaagttgtcacgtcatctattacttctactactacagctaacggttagcaataaagtaaagtaattacatgacgtttatgttgacacgcaggtcataaataaattaagacaactcctatggctcctgccggttgtcatactcatcgacatgcaagtcgtgattcctattacaagaacatgatcaatctcatacatcacatatatcattcatcacatcctttggccatatcacatcacatagcataccctgcaaaaacaagttagacgtcctctaattgttgtttgcatgttttacgtggctgctatgggtttctagcaagaacgtttcttacctatgcaaagaccacaacgtgatatgccaattgctatttacccttcataaggaccctgttcatcgaatccgatccgactaaagtaggagagacagacacccgctagccaccttatgcaactagtgcatgtcagtcggtggaaccagtctcacgtaagagtacgtgtaaggtcggtccgggccgcttcatcctacgatgccgccgaatcaagataagactagtaacggcaagcatattgaacaaaatcaacgcccacaactactttgtgttctactcgtgcatagaatctacgcaatagacctagctcatgatgccactgttggggaacgtagcagaaattcaaaaatttcctacgtgtcaccaagatctatctatggagagtccagcaacgaggggaaggagagtgcatctacatacccttgtagatcgctaagcggaagcgttcaagtgaacggggttgatggagtcatactcgtcgtgattcaaatcaccgatgaccaagtgccgaacgcacggcacctccgcgttcaacacacgtgcagcccggtgacgtctcccgcgccttgatccaacaaggagagagggagaggttgaggaagactccatccagcagcagcacaacggcgtggtggtggtggaggagcgtggcaatcctgcagggcttcgccaagcaccacagaagaggagggagagagagatgcagggctgcaccaacgagagatcgaatcgcgtgtgttatgggcagccctaggcctcatatatataggggaaggggaggggctgcgccccctctagggttcccacccctaggggggcggcagccctagatggggagcaaagggggcggccaagagggggagaggagagggaggcgcaccaatatgggccctaaggcccatatcccctagggtttgccccctttccacctcttaggcgcatgggcctcagtggggctggtgcccttggcccatgtaggccaaggaacactccccacagcccatgtggccccccggggctggtggccccacttggtggacccccgggaccctcccggtggtcccggtacgttaccgataaaccccgaaactcttccggtgaccaaaacaggacttcccatatataaatctttacctccggaccattccggaactcctcgtgacgtccgggatctcatccgggactccgaaaaacattcggttaccatatacaaacttcctttataaccctagcgtcatcgaaccttaagtgtgtagaccctacgggttcgggagacatgcagacatgaccgagacgttctccggtcaataaccaacagcgggatctggatacccatgttggctcccacatgttccacgatgatctcatcggatgaaccacgatgtcaaggacttaatcaatcccgtatacaattccctttgtccatcggtacgatacttgcccgagattcgatcgtcggtatcccgataccttgttcaatctcgttaccggcaagtctctttactcgttccgtaacacatcatcccgtgatcaactcctttatcacattgtgcacattatgatgatgtcctaccgagtgggcccagagatacctctccgtttacacggagtgacaaatcccagtcttgattcgtgccaacccaacagacactttcggagatacccgtagtgcacctttatagtcacccagttatgttgtgacgtttggtacacccaaagcactcctacggtatccgggagttgcacaatctcatggtctaaggaaatgatacttgacattagaaaagctttagcatacgaactacacgatctagtgctatgcttaggattgggtcttgtccatcacatcattctcctaatgatgtgatcccgttatcaacgacatcgaatgtccatggttaggaaaccataaccatctattgatcaacgagctagtcaactagaggctcactagggacatggtgttgtctatgtatccacacatgtatctgagtttcctatcaatacaattatagcatggataataaacgattatcatgaacaaggaaatataataataatcaatttattattgcctctagggcatatttccaacagtctcccacttgcactagagtcaataatctagttcacatcgccatgtgattaacactcataggtcacatcgccatgtgactaacacccaaagagttctgggtttgatcatgttgcttgtgagagaggttttagtcaacgggtctgaacctttcagatccgtgtgtgcttcacaaatctctatgtcatctcctagatgcagctaccacgttctatttggagctactATTTTCGTGAAAACTGTTGGTAGTCTCTTCATGATCGAGCTGCAGTCGGAGCAGGCGAAAAGGGTGTGCCATAATCATGGCTTCTGTAATTTGATTCCAGTTGTCAGCTTCTACACTCCACATTCTGGGCTCCAAGTGCCCGGGGGTGAACACCAGGACCCAGCGCCACGGCTGAACCTACTGAGGAGGGGTGGTCAGCAAGGGGTATGGGAGGAGAAATCACTAGAATTGGCGCAAGTGTTGTTTGATAAGGGGTGCAAGGCTATCAATGAGAAGGACTTGGCCCACGCGGCTGACTGCTTCAGACATGCTCTCGAGATCAGGTTAGGATTCTACTCCCAAACTCCACTTGTTCTCCTAGCTAGGCATGCTGCTGTAGCGTAACATATGGATAGTTTGTGAGAAAGAAAACTTCCAGTTAGTTCATTGTTCTTTTCATGTGTGGCTCAGAGCCTTTTGAGTCCTGACATTTGTAGCTACCTTAGTAGGATTTAACATGCTCTATGTTAATGTGGTTACCAAGGGTGGTGTTTTGGTTTCATGTACGTATTTGACAGTGAGCACAATGGTGTGGGTGTTGGTCTTTGAGGGGTTAGTGAGTCCAGTTAGCCAATATGACCTGACAACACCACCTGGGATAGGTATTATCATATTTTGTTGTGATGTCTGTAATGCGATGAGAATTAAATCAAAGTCCAAGTGCTTGAGGGATAGGTATTATCCTATTTGATCACTGTGCAGTTCATTTATATGGCTCCTCTTCCTCAGATTTGTACTTCATAATCTGTGCAAGCACTAGTAACTATAAAAGACAGTCAACAGAACGTAGTTACACCTTGTGTCATAAAATGGTTTTGTCCACTTCAGAGTACATGTTTATGCTATAATGTTAACGATGATGCATCAGCAAATTTATGCATTGTTGTTGTTGTCACGTAGGGTTCGACATTATGGAGGCCTTGCTCCTGAGTGTGCTAGCACGTTTTACCGTTATGGAGGTGCCTTGTTATGCAAAGCTCAGGAGGCAGCCAATCGTTCAGGTAATGTTTCAAAGCATGCACCGAATGAAGAATCAATCACACCTACAACCAACAAAGATGATTGTGAAGAAGGCATGCTTTATCATTTATATCAGTTTCACCACTATAGGTTGAAATATATCACTGTATTTTGCATTGTTCTTCAGGTTTATGGAATGGTCTCCTAGAGAAAACTGCAGGATTAGTTGACCCCACAACTTTAACATGGCACTGCTACTGCCCTAGACACTCATATAGACTGAAAGGCATTATTATCCTTTTAAATCTATATACTGTAGTATCTAGTTGATAACACTACTGGTTGCAATAAGTTCTCATTGTCTGTTCATGCCTAATGAAGAGTATACCTAATAAACTTATTATCAGTAATTTGCCCATGCCAATGCAAAGTACTAATAGTTTGGGACTTGGAATGTTTTCACTAATATTATATGATCACAGTATACTAAGTGAGTTGGATCTTCTATGCATTTGTGTGCATCTAATTGCTGTTTGTTTCCTCTTGGGCTGTGTGCATCCTCGATTCAGAGGCCCGGAATAATAAAACTCTTCCATTTTCTAAAGGAAAAAAATGTTTTTCTTCTTTCAATGGTACGTGCTGATATAGTTGTTGTTGGTTAGGGGCAAACTTGCGTGGCAAAGGTCAGACGGATGGGAACATGACAGGCGATGGAGATGATTCTGATTTGGATTTGGCCTGGAAAATGTTGAATACTGCAAGGGTGATAGTTGCCAAGAGTCCAGAGAAGACAATGGAGAAGGTTACTATATTGACTGCTCTAGCTGAAATCTCCATGAGAAGAGGTAATCTCAGCTATCTCAGTTACCATGTGTTAGGCTGGTGAATGGTCATTTAAGGCCTCACATTTGATTTTCACTTTTGTAGAGGACAGAGACAGCTCAATCGGTTACTACTTTGAAGCTTTAGCGATCTTGGAACATTTGGTTAGGCCTGACCATTTTCGAATTGTCGATCTGTATCCTCTTTGTGGTGATAAGAGTGTCAGCCACTCTGCTGTATAGTAGTAGAACAAATCAGCATAATAGTGTGGTTTCAAATAATTTGAGTTGACCCAAATCTTGCACAGGTGCCTTCACCTGCTTTTGAATCCACATGTTAGTGTAGATTTGGAGTAGGACTGTGATCACCAGAAAAAAAATGTTAGGTAGATAATGCTGTTTTGTTATGATTAGGTCTTTGAGTTCAATTCTTCCTTTGTTGATTACCTTAATTCAGTTCTAGAAACGTCCGCATATGTTTGGCCTTTGAGTTAGCATCCAAGGTTGGGGATGCAATCCCATATTGTGCAAAGGCTATGATATGGCCGCGTGTAATTAAGTGCGATGATCAACTATTGATACAACAACGTATTTCATCTCTAGTACTGAATATTGCTACAGAGTTTTTCAAGATGAAGATGGATTGTAGCATCACATCTAAGCGTGACACAGTTGTAACAAATATGAGCCAAATATGGAGTTATGTCTATACCTAAATCAGGACGTGAAGGCCACACATGCATTGGTGTGGTCAGCCAAAAGTCAATTAGAAGCCATCAAAAGTTGTGTACTACGTGGATGCAAGAGTTTAATTCCTTCTCAAAGATATCACGTTAGTTATTTCTTGGACGGTACAAGCCACCTGAAACGACCAAAAGTTACACGCAGATGGAAGTTTATCACGTGAAGGATCATGAGTTTAAATGAGTCTGGAGGGCCGCCAATGTTGGAAAAAATAGATCAAGAGCAATCAAATAATAGTCAAACTTTATTTTAGTAGGTCTTTTGCATGCTTGCCGAGATGTAAAAGGCAAGTTAGTTTAAATCTAGAAAGAGTCAGCCTTAGGAGGTACATGTGCGTCGCCTCTTCCAAGTATTTCTAAAATAGCTAGGTCCCGGTCCATGTTAAAAGCCAGGTTATTTTATATGAAAATAGACACAATGTGTTTCGGGTAGACACACCCGTATCAAGTTTTGGAGGGATCTTTAGAAAACCTCTGTTGCGATTTCTCTTCGTGGAAATTGTTTGCGCGTGAGTACCTCGTCGAGATTTGGTTTTCTCGTGCTGGGCCGCAAGGTTCAAACCCTCTACTTTGTGTACATCGCGTGCGCGGGCGAGAGGTTGCTACTGCTGGTGGTGGAGTGTCGTGAAAGATCAGGCCGCAACAAAAGATCGGATCTCACCACGAGGTTCGGTCTACATCAGGTGGTATTCAGAGCATTAGGTTGTTCACGGCACTACGGAGAAGATGGCAAGTGCATCGTTATTCAGTAAGTTAAGTTATGGATTTCAGTTGGAGGAGGAAGGTCGTTGGACTGGCCTTTTTCACACCCGTGTGGTAGTGAGAGAGAGATCATGTGCTATGACGATCGATCACATGAATTTGATCAACGCAGCAAGCATCGAGATGGTGAAGAAGCTGGAGATACCAATAACAGCACATCCAAAACCATACTTTTTTAAGAGCTCACTGTCACGCACCAAACTAAGGTATCGTTTTTGTTGGGAAAATTCTTTTGCGAGGTTTTGTGCGATGTGATTCCAGCGCCGATGGTTTCGTGCCACTTGTTGTTGGGTGAGCCATGGTACAAAGAGCATGATGTAGTGTATGATtatcacacacacacatatactGTCAAGAAGGGTAAAAAGTGCAATCTTGTGCCTATGGATGAGGAGCGTTTCATTACATGGAGGAAAGAACATCTTGAGAAGATAAAaaagcaagaagaagaagaaaggaagaagGCCGAAGCTGCTGCAATTGTTACTATCGTCGTCGTTCAGTCTGCAAATAAAAATATTGTTGAGATCAACTCGAAACCGAGGACGGTTTCGTTTCAAGGAGGAGAGGATGATATGGCCGCGTGTAATTTAAGTGCGATGATCACTGTTGATACAACAACGTATTCATCTAGTACTGAATATGCTACAGATGTTTTTCAAGATGAAGATGGATTTGTAGGCATCACATCTAAGCGTGACACAGTTATACAAATAATGAGCAAATATGGAGTTATGTTTCTATATTCCCCTAAATCAGGACGTGAAGGAGCACACATGCATGGGTGTGGGTCCAGCCAAAAGTCAATTAGAAGCCATCAAGTTGTGTACTACGTGGATGTGCAAGAGTTTAATTCCTTCTCAAAGGGAATAAATCACGTTAGTTATTTCTTTGGACGGTTACAGCCACCTGAACGACCAAAAGTTACACGCAGATGGAAGTTTATCACGTGGAAGATCATGAGTTTAAATGAGTCTGGATGGGGGCCGCCATGTTGGAAAAAATAGATCAAGAAGCAATCAAATAAAATAGTCAAACTTTATTTTAGTAGGTCTTTTTGCATGCTTGCCGAGATGTAAAAGGCAAGTTAGTTTAAATCTAGAAAGAGTCCAGCCTTTAGGAGGTACATGTGCGTGCCTCTTCCAAGTTATTTCTATAAATAGCTAGGTCCGGTCCATGTAAAAGCAGGTTATTTTTATATGAAATAGACACAATGTGTTTTTCAGGGTAGACACACCCGTATCAAGTTTTGGAGGGATCTTCAGAAAACCTCTGTTTTGCGATTTCTCTTCGTGAAAATTGTTTTGCGCGTGAGTACCTTCGTCGAGATTGGTTTTCTCGTGCTGGGCCGCAAGGTTCAAACCCTCTACTTCGTGTACATCGCGTGCACGGGCGAGAGGTTGCTACTGCTGGTGGTGGAGTGTCGTAAAAGATCGGGCCCCAACAACGGATCGGGTCTCACCTTGAGCTTCGGTCTACATCAGGCTATTTCATTATGCAAGTCGCGTATACATAATCTGAAAATTGCCAAGGAAGCTTTGTTGGCTGATAGAGACCTTATAGCATCTGCTGCTTAAGGACACTCAGGAAAGTCGACTCTGGAAGATGAGATATCTTACCTTGCTAGAATGTTGCCTCGATTCCAGAAGAGGGTGAACAAACTTAATTTTATTCATGCTACCAGTTTGGTTCTGCTCATGAATCTAGTGCTCTATGAACGAAGAATACGTTTTGTAAGGAACAATAACATCTCTCTTAATTGTTTTGGTTCAGCTTGAAGAACTGAAGCAAGCAATGTCAACCCCAAGCGACGGCATAGATAATATTATGAAGAGGGTGGTCTCACAGGCAAGTCATGAGCAGAGTGTTAACAATACTATGGCAAGAACTGCATCTTTGACTTCTTCACAGATGGCACGATCAAACAACAGCTTCCATTCCCCAACTATGTCGACGGCAGCACCAAGAGGAAGCACTGGAAGTAGCGTAACCGACTTTGAGATTGTTGGCAGAGACATGAAACGAGCTAAAGATGAGTCGATCTCCTACGAACCTTCTCCAAAGAGACTTGCAGCAGATGATTCACCATCCGTGAATGAAATTTGATAGCAGCTAGATAGAAATTCTGAAACTGCCAAGATATGCATGGGACACTCTAACAAGATGTTACTACTCCCCATTCATTTTCGCTCAATGGTGAATACTTATCTGCTGATTTGTATACTCATTTTTTGATCTGGTCACTAGGTGTTCTTGGCATTAGCACATAATAACTGATGGATCATCAGTGGCTCTCCGCAGTGCGATACTCATCCattgttttctactccctccgttcctaaatataaatatttttagagattccaatatggactacatatggagcacaatgagtgaatctacactctatactatgtctatatacatccgtatgtagtctTACTTAATTGATCAGCTAGCATTACATGCCTCTTAGATGTAGTTTTTGCAAGTCAGTGATCATTTGAGAAACATTTATTGTCTACGTGTTGCATCAGTTGCAATGAAACATTTGAATTTTCTACTGTTTGAAGAATGTTCTATTCTTGCTAATTGTGAGAGGCAGGCTAGTAGTGACGATTAATACTTTTTCTTTCCGAATGGAGGTTAAACAATTAGTTATCAGAAAACTAGAATGTTGCAAATACTAGATGCATTTACAGATTACACATTACATTGTTGCAAGCGAGCTCAGATCTCTAACATTAATTGGCAGACTGAGCAAACAAATGCACAACAAAACTATAATGAATTAAGCTGATGGTATGTACTAGAGGCCGGAGAAGATGGCGGACAAGGATGTAGGTGAGGCCACAGCATCCTGCCGCACATTCGGATCATCTCAGGTGAGAAGTGTGGACAAGGCAAGCCGTAGATGAACTCGTCGGCGGCCGGCTCCTCAGGCTCTGGGTCTGGCTGCGTTCCCTCCATCCAGTGGTGTTTGTCGTTCCCCTCTGCGGTGATGCTATGTGCGAACCTGGCGGCTTCCTCCTCCGGCACAACCACTTGATATAAGCTAGGGAATTCTTGTTCCACATTGTGGAAGAAGTTGCTAGGCAGCGGAGCAGATCCGTCCATCTCTTTCTCTTGCACCTCCGGCTGAGCTGCCGGTGCCATGGCCAGATCACCTCCGGGCCCAACCATGACGACGTTGTTCTGGTATaaaccagagagagagagatcaaatgcCGAATGACAACGACACTTATCTAGCAACTTGTATACACATCAACAGATGAGTATTGACCATTGAAGCAACATGAACATGCAGTAGGAACATCTAATACCGTGTCTCAAGCATATCTTGGCAATTTCAGAACTTTATATCTAGCTGAACCACATTTCACAAACGGTGAACAATCTGTTGCAAGCCTCTTCTGGAGAAGCTTCAGCAGAGGCCTGACATTACCCCATCTGAAGCCTTATCCTACAACCCCAAGATTATTTACAGTACTTTTCGGCTTCTGTTGTTGCCATTTGAGTTGCCCCCTAACCAACGACTATGTCAGTGTTCTTATTAGAAAAAAAAATAGCAACAGGAAGAGATGCATACAAATGCTTAAACGACAAACTTAATCATTATAGCATGATCATGAAAATAGACTGATTCATTTAACAGCAACTACTCACATTATTCCATAATTTATGTAAGACAGGATTGCTGCTCTTGTGTAGTTAAAGCTAGCCTGTGCAAGTACACTATTTAGATAGATCCATATATGATCAAACTGGCACTGCTATTACAAATGTATTGATAACAAAGATTAAAATATGTGTACATAAATTTAGAAGGCAAATAGCTGACATGTGGCAGCGAACACAAATTCAGATATGGTCAACCCACAGCACAGTTTTTTTTAAGAAATGAAATGTAATTCAGATACGTTGCAGAATTTAAGAGACATAAAACAAATGTTGATTTGAAAAGAAGAAAACTAGTCTCCAAACAGGCGAACATTTCGTACACCGAATAGGCCGGCACATACTACAGAATTAAATATATCTTTTTTAAAGAAGAACCGGCAAGAATAAAAAACAAGTGTTGAGAAATGCAGATATCTATAGAAGGCTAATTCCTCTAAGAGGCATGTAATGCTAGCTGATAAATTAAGTAAATCAGAACTTAATAAATAGCACATATGAGTTGCGCTTAAGAAGCACCTCTTGCACATGAACAAGAACATCCAAAATGGCTTCTACAAACCTCCAAGATAAAAGCAAATACGCCTCCAATTTTAAACAGTAAAGAGGAAACAATGGAAAAAATCGGACCACAACAAACAATGCAGCTGGATAGTGGTGGGAAGGTATTACTGAGAAACACCTAGAAACAATGGATGAGTAGATGCAAGTAGATAAAATAAACTTGTAGTGTGCTGATACCAAAAATACGAAAGGACATCAAGTTCCAGCCTTCCATTCAACAGGTAAGTATCAAGCATTGAGGGAATATGACAGGGGAATAATAAAATCGTGTTACAAAGTTCCAGCCTTACAGGCATATCTTGGCAAATTCTGAACTTCCATCTAGCTGCTACCACATTTCACGGATGGCGAATCATCTGCCATCAGTCCTCTTTGGAGAAGGTTCAGCAGAGATCGCCTGAGTTGGGTTCAGCCACGGCGGTGGGTCATGGTGTTCGCCCCATGAGTGCTTCGAGCCTAGCATGTGGAGTGTAGAAGCTGACAACTGGAATCAGATTACAGAAGCCACGATGACTGCACACCTTACTCACCCGCTTGGATTGCAGCTCAATTGAGAAGAGGCCAGCAACCGTCACCACGAAAATGACATTTGCTTCCTGAGCAAAGCCCAACACTTGCACCGAATTTGTTGCATCCACGAGAGCATCATTTGGAAGCAACATATTCAAGTTGATGACCCGGCTAAGTACCCATATCGCATCAGTGCCGTAACTTGGCTCTTTTGTCCACAATTTGAGACGCTGACCCAATTCTTGACTAACACCCAGTGCACCCCCCTCCGCCAGCATTAGGTTATATCTATAGTCAAACCCATCATCATCAGACATGTAATCGGGTTGGCAATGAGGTGTGTTGAACACAGTCAGCCCGTGCCTCACTAAATCATACTCCAGGATCAACCCACCGTCGGACAAGAAGTAGAGTGACCTTCCAATGAGCACGCTGGAATAAAATTCGAAGTACATCACGAACTCACCGTGCATCGAGGTCAGCTCGCCCCACATGCCGGTCTCCGACGAGTACACGGCGGCCGACGTGAGAAACGGATCCAGCTCAGCGTCTTCTTCATCGACACAGAAGACGAAGACCACCCGAAAAGGGCCCCCGAAGCAGTCGCGGTGGCCGCACCCGTCCATTGCGCAGAACACGGCAGCCGTCGGGTAGTCGCCCTGGAACGCCGCGGGCACCGGTACGCGCTGCTGGGCGCCCGTGATTGGCTCCCACACAAGGAGCTCCTCGGCGTCCTGGCCCTTGGAGAGGAAGAGGGCGCGGCCCTGGCGGTAGTCAAGGGCACGCCAGGAGCGAGAGTCCGGGGCGGCGAGGCAGAAGGACGATGCGGTGGTGTGGATGAATCGGGGGATGGCGTCGTATTCCCAGTTGTGGAGGACGCCGAGCACGGGGGGTGTGGGGTGGAGCtcgtggaggcggcggcggaatcTGGGGCTGGAGACGGTGTGGCTCCAGGCCTTGCAGACGAGGGAGGCGCGGAGGAGGCAGGCGGGGTCGTCGGGTGGGAGGCGGAGGAGGATCTCTTCGAATAGCTCGTCCGGGAtcgacggcggcgaggcgcggcggcgcggcggcgatgCTGCCATGGTAACCGTTGGTGGCTAGGTCTGGATGTGATGTGTGTGCGGGTCTGCGGGAGAGGGTGGAATGGCTGACGCGTCACACTCGCGTGGGCCGGCCCAACACGCGAGCTGCTCGCTCGCTCTCAAAGTCTCACAGCATGTTTGGTTGGGGTAGTTAGAGCGGAATTGAAGGAGTATGAGACTTCAAATCTATTGTTTGGTTAGGAGGATTGGGAATTGATAAGGGAATAATTATGGGACTTGAGACTTCAGCTCCCACCGTTTTGTTAACATGGGAAGGGGTGGGAGTTGGAAGGGAATTATTTTAGTGAGTCAATCTTAGCCCTTCATTATAACTTACGTTAATTTCTCTTGTCTATTTCCTTGTCAATTCCCACGGACCAAATACGGGAATACAATTTCTcatcaaactctcacacataaTTTTCATCATGCGCCAAACAGAGGATTGGGAATAAAACGACTCATTCCATGTCTAATCTCAATACAACTCCCTACATTAAACTTCCATTCCCCTTCCCATTTTTTGCCAAACACGCTGTGAGGGGATTGGGAATCTGGGCGGAGCGGAGGCTCATGGTCCTCCTCGAAGTGGAGTGGAGGCTCGGCTAAGCCTCAACACCAAAGGCGTTTTCTAAACCTCCTTTCTTTTACGAACCGACCAACTACTATGGTGTTGTGCACTCAGCGCAATCCATAACAAAAAgtaataaaattttcttaagaaAAAAATATACATATATACTCGTAACTTATTCTTTCGCCAAATCTAAGCTTTCGCCGTAGGCGGTGTCGTCTCCTGATCTAGAGAAAGGCTTTCCACGTTGAGTTGGAGgcaaatgaccaaaaactcaatcGATGATCGTGTCGGCTGGCTGGTCTCCTCCGACAATCCGCCGAATCTTTAGGCAGACAATCTTGTTCCTCCTTGCCTCAATGCTAGAAGGAAGGGAGTGTTGCGTTGCGTTGGAGTCTGTGGTATGCCGCTCCAGAGGTCTCATTAGACCAAGTGGTATGTCCCCGGTGCTACCCATGATCGTATTCAACGAGGTAATATTTTTACCAtggcagatgttgatattttttcatataaatatggttaaactttgtgaa encodes:
- the LOC125553001 gene encoding uncharacterized protein LOC125553001 isoform X2, giving the protein MAASPPRRRASPPSIPDELFEEILLRLPPDDPACLLRASLVCKAWSHTVSSPRFRRRLHELHPTPPVLGVLHNWEYDAIPRFIHTTASSFCLAAPDSRSWRALDYRQGRALFLSKGQDAEELLVWEPITGAQQRVPVPAAFQGDYPTAAVFCAMDGCGHRDCFGGPFRVVFVFCVDEEDAELDPFLTSAAVYSSETGMWGELTSMHGEFVMYFEFYSSVLIGRSLYFLSDGGLILEYDLVRHGLTVFNTPHCQPDYMSDDDGFDYRYNLMLAEGGALGVSQELGQRLKLWTKEPSYGTDAIWVLSRVINLNMLLPNDALVDATNSVQVLGFAQEANVIFVVTVAGLFSIELQSKRARSTHGANTMTHRRG
- the LOC125553001 gene encoding uncharacterized protein LOC125553001 isoform X1 encodes the protein MAASPPRRRASPPSIPDELFEEILLRLPPDDPACLLRASLVCKAWSHTVSSPRFRRRLHELHPTPPVLGVLHNWEYDAIPRFIHTTASSFCLAAPDSRSWRALDYRQGRALFLSKGQDAEELLVWEPITGAQQRVPVPAAFQGDYPTAAVFCAMDGCGHRDCFGGPFRVVFVFCVDEEDAELDPFLTSAAVYSSETGMWGELTSMHGEFVMYFEFYSSVLIGRSLYFLSDGGLILEYDLVRHGLTVFNTPHCQPDYMSDDDGFDYRYNLMLAEGGALGVSQELGQRLKLWTKEPSYGTDAIWVLSRVINLNMLLPNDALVDATNSVQVLGFAQEANVIFVVTVAGLFSIELQSKRVSKVCSHRGFCNLIPVVSFYTPHARLEALMGRTP
- the LOC125554340 gene encoding uncharacterized protein LOC125554340, with amino-acid sequence MDFEHNSSVLVGRSLLYFLSDGGMTLEYNLGSGELAVLDTPPNDYGSKNHRFNLMVAEDGLLGVAEAIDFQLISWKREASDGTNARWVVSRIVDLDIDPCTLVPVLGFAEGANAIFVKTVGSLFMIELQSEQAKRVCHNHGFCNLIPVVSFYTPHSGLQVPGGEHQDPAPRLNLLRRGGQQGVWEEKSLELAQVLFDKGCKAINEKDLAHAADCFRHALEIRVRHYGGLAPECASTFYRYGGALLCKAQEAANRSGNVSKHAPNEESITPTTNKDDCEEGANLRGKGQTDGNMTGDGDDSDLDLAWKMLNTARVIVAKSPEKTMEKVTILTALAEISMRREDRDSSIGYYFEALAILEHLVRPDHFRIVDLNVRICLAFELASKVGDAIPYCAKAISLCKSRIHNLKIAKEALLADRDLIASAA